One Rickettsia akari str. Hartford genomic window, ACACCTGATAGAGTAATTAACAGCTATACGGAAATATTTTCCGGTTATGGAAAGGATGTAGAGGAAATATTAAATACAAAATTTTACGATACTTGTAATTTTCAGGACTTTATCTCACTAGAAGGCATAAAATTTACCTCTTTTTGCGAACATCATATGTTACCTTTTAACGGTACGGTACACATAGCTTATATTCCTGATAACTGTATTGTCGGCATAAGCAAGTTAGCACGAATAGTAAATATTTTTGCTAAAAGGCTGCAAATTCAAGAAAAAATGACGGTACAAATAGCAGAAAGCGTACAGGAGAATTTAAAGCCGCTTGGCGTTGCCGTTAAGATTGCTGCCTTGCATAGTTGTATGTCTATGCGTGGAGTGATGCAGGATCATAGCATAATGAATACCATGCATTATACGGGTATATTTGCCGAGCAGCAGAAATATCGCCATGAGTTTTTGAATCTTACCACGAAAAGATAAGTGTATTTCTATGTTATTATCACAATATTTTTTACCTGTTTTAAAAGAAGAACCAAGTGAAGCTCAAGTAACTTCGCATAAATTAATGCTTAGAAGCGGAATGATTAGGCAGCAGGCAGCAGGTATTTATACATGGCTTCCGCTTGGATTAAAGGTACTTAAGAATATCGAGAACATAGTAAGTTTAAATATGAATAAAGCAGGCGCTTTAGAAGTTCTCATGCCTTGCATTCAACCGGCACATTTATGGATGGAATCGGGACGTTTTAATAATTACGGTAAAGAAATGCTGAAATTCCAAGATCGTCACGATAATACTTTACTATTCGGTCCGACTAATGAAGATATGATTACGGATATTTTTCGTCATAATATTAAGTCATATAAGGATTTGCCTAAAAATCTTTATCATATCCAGTGGAAATTTCGTGATGAGATTAGACCACGTTTTGGCGTTATGAGAGGACGAGAGTTCCTTATGAAAGATGCTTATTCTTTTGATATCAACGAAGAAAATGCCGTTAAGACCTATAATCAAATGTATAAGGCTTATATTAATACTTTCAGGGATTTAGGCGTGTTTGCTATCCCTGTTATTGCCGATAACGGTCCAATCGGCGGCAAGTTAAGCCATGAATTTCATATAATTGCTGAGACCGGTGAAAGCACTATTTATTATGATAAAAGATTTAAGACATTAAAAGATAATCCTGACATCGATGTAGACGAAATTAAAAGCTGGTACGCAGCAGCTGAAGAAAAGCATGACATAAATAAATTACCTATATCTGAACAAGAAATAACCAGTAGTAAAGGGATAGAAGTTGGGCATATTTTTTATATTGGATCAAAATATTCAGTTAATATGAAAGCTCTTATTAATGACGAACATGGTAAACTAGCTCCTGTAGAAATGAGTTCATACGGCATAGGTATTTCAAGGCTAGTTGCAGCTATCATAGAAGCAAATTGCGATGAGAAAGGTATCATATGGCCTTTTAGCGTTGCTCCTTTTAAAGTTTCTCTAATTAATTTGAATATTCATGATAGTAAATGTGTAGAGCTTGCGGCAAAAGCTTATAAAGATCTATCAGATAAAAATATAGAAGTGTTATATGACGATACTGAAGCACGTCCAGGCAGTAAATTCGCAACGCATGACCTTATCGGCTCACCTCATCAAATTATAATTGGTCCTAAAAAAGCTGCAAATAATATCGTTGAATTAAAAGACCGTAAAAGCGGAAATATAGAGGATATTGAGGTAGAAAATCTTATCAATTATATCAAATAATATACCTATGATATTATCATAGGTATATTAAATATAATACGTAAAATATATGAATATATCTGCAACTGAGTTAAATAAAAATCCTGGAAAAATCATTGATCAAGCATTAAGAGAGCCGATAGTTATTAATAAGCAAGGTAGACCTACTGTTGTTTTAGTAGACTATGAATATTTTACTACGCTTGAAGATGATTATTGGGGGAAGGCAGTAACAAATATTACAAAACAGCCGGAATGGTTATCAGCAAAAGAATCAGCAAAATTTCTTAAAAGCTAATGAAAGAAATAATTTTAGAAAAAAGGGTAATAAAAATATTAGACCGTTATCCTGAAAGGCATCAGCGTAAAATTAAAAACACAATTCTCGCTTTAATGCTTTAATAAATAATAATCCAGTACCCAATGATAGTAAATTATTAGTATGCTACTATGATTTCTATAGATGCGACATTGGAGAATATAGAATAATTTATAGTTTTAATGAAACTACAATTTATGTGATATTAGTTGGAAAACGTAACGATTCTGAAATGTATAAGGTATTAAAAAACATTTTCTAACAACATATACTGTAATAGAAATGAGTGTATGACACAGTTGATTCACAGGAAATTAACATGAAAAATTTTATCAAATATTTGTTTTTTACCATTTTATATATAGTAGTAACAATAATAGTCGCTTATATAGTTTTGGCTCAAACTATTCCTAATGATGGGCAGTGTCATATGATGGATAGACCGCTTGTTATTCATTACATCTTAGCAGCAATTATTACCGCTTTACCGGCACTAATTTTAATATATAGTAGAAGTAAGAAAAAGAAGAAATAAATTATATGATCGGTAAATTAAGTGGTAAGATTGATGCCCAAGGTGATGATTACATTATAATTGACGTAAATGGGGTAGGATACTTAGTCTATGCTTCGGGTAAAACTTTAGGTAAACTTTCAGAAGGGGAATTTTATAAACTATTTATCGAAACCCATGTTAGAGAGGAACATATTCATCTTTACGGTTTTCTAACTATAGAAGAGAAGAATTTTTTTAATTTGCTGCAATCCGTGAACGGTATTGGTACGAGAATGGCTCTATCTATTTTATCAAATCTAACTCCTACGGATATTCAAATTGCTATAAATAATGAAGATAAAGATATATTTAAAGCAATATCTGGCGTCGGTGCTAAACTTGCTGAGCGTATAGTTCTAGAGCTGAAAGGTAAAGTAGCGAAAATATCAACTGGTGCGGCTATTATCAACGATAGCTTAAATATCAAAAATATTACATCGGTCGCAAGCAATGAAGTAATAAAAGCTCTAGTAAATCTAGGCTTTTCTAGATTTGAAGCTCAAAACTCCGTTCAAGGCATTGTTATCCAAAACCCTGAAATCTCTATTGATGAATTAATCAAAACAGCCCTGAAAAATCGCAATGCTGGCCTTTAAATCAAATGTTAATTTATTAATACTTGATTCAAAAGAAATATCATTAAAATTAATAGGTAGAATTATGTCAAAATTAAAAATATTTTTAGCAAGTATTAATAAATTAATTTGGAAGCTTTAATAGAAACTTTAAAATGAGATGATACTGTAAAAACGCTAAAGATTGAAAGTTCTGTATGAAATTCAGTATCATTACTATACACAACGGTATAACAGAAGAAAGTAAAGTAGAGTGATTGCAAGCGATACCAGAAATGAATCTAAACGCTTTAGGTTTAACAGGTCTTACTCTGAACAATAGCGATATGGATATTTTTTGTGCAGCAATCAAACATAGCAAAATTAAAAGTAACTGATGCAGATTGTATTCTAGAAAACGCAGATAAACATATCAATGAGCATTTTTTTAAGATGGTTGGAATTGCAAAAGAGGTATATGTTTGTGATTTATTTTTGTCTACTGATATAACCAGTTATATTACATCTTTTATTGGGGATTTATATAATATAAATCAGTTAAATTATATAGAATCTTAAAATAATTTATAGCATAAAACTATTTTTTAGCTATTATTAGTCATCATATTCGATTTAAAATAATGACTAATATATTATCACCTGAAAAAAGTGACAATGATCAAGAATTGCCTATAAGACCGTCATATTTACAGGAATTTGTCGGTCAACAGCAGATTAAAGAAAATCTTTCGGTATTTATTAAAGCTGCAAAATCTCGGAATCAGCATCTTGATCATACTTTATTTTACGGTCCACCAGGTCTTGGTAAGACTACGCTTGCCAAAATTATTTCCAACGAAATTGGAGGTAATTTCAAATCCACCTCCGGTCCTGCTATACTTAAGGCAGCTGATCTTGCTGCTATTCTTACCAATCTTGAAAAGAACGACGTATTATTTATTGATGAAATCCACCGCTTAAATACTGCGGTTGAAGAGATTTTATATCCTGCTATGGAAGATTTTGAGCTTGATATAATTATCGGTGAAGGACCTGCCGCAAGGTCAGTGAAAATAACCTTGCCGAAATTTACATTAATCGGGGCTACTACACGCCTTGGGCTGCTTAGTAATCCTTTGCGTGATAGGTTCGGTATTCCTATGCGGCTTAATTTTTATAATACTGAAGAATTGAAAAAAGTTCTAAATAGAGCGAGTAAGTTATTTGATATTGATTTGACTGATTCAGGTTCGGAAGAGATAGCAAAAAGAAGTAGAGGAACGCCAAGAATTGCATTAAGATTGCTGCGTCGTATAAGAGATTTTGCAGCAGTTGACGGTAAATCAAGAGTAGATAAAGAAATCTCTGATTTTGGGTTAAAGCGTTTGGAGGTTGATCTAATAGGACTTGATAGTAATGATTATCGTTATTTGAAATTCATAGCGGATCATTATAACGGTGGTCCTGTTGGAATTGAAACGATCGCAGCAGCCCTTTCTGAAGAGCGTGACGCACTTGAAGAAACCATAGAGCCTTATCTAATACAGATAGGTTTACTACAAAGAACTCCTAGAGGTAGGGTAATCACGATTGCCGCTTTTGAGCATTTGAAAATGCCGATACCTAATCAATCACATCATCAATTTAATATTTTTAATGAGAATGAATAATAATAATTTAAATGATACTTATACAGCTGCATATGTTATAAAAAGGCTGATAAAAGATCATATTAAACCTTATGCAAATAAAATATATTTTTCTATATTTTGTATGGTTATTGCAGCACTATGTACGGCAGTGATCGTACATGCGGTTAGACCTATTATTGATAAGATTTTTTTAACGCATGATAAGAAAATGCTTATAGTAATGCCTATAGTACTTACTATAACTTTTTTTATAAAAGGAATTTCAGAGTATTATCAGAATTATCTAATAAAATTTGTTGGGCAGAGGGTACTAAACGATTTGCAGATAAAAATGTATGAGCATTTGTTACTTGCTGATATTGCTTTTATTCAAAACCAATCTTCAGGACGTTTAATATCTCGTTTTACTAATGATATTTCTTTGATGCGTGGGGCTGTTTCTAATTTACTTGTTGGATGCGCTAAACATTTTCTAACTGTAGTATGTTTAATAATAACGATGTTTCATTTGGAACCACTATTATCTTGCGTAGTTTTTCTT contains:
- the folE gene encoding GTP cyclohydrolase I FolE, which gives rise to MSKPTREEATEAVRTLLKFIGEDPTREGLLKTPDRVINSYTEIFSGYGKDVEEILNTKFYDTCNFQDFISLEGIKFTSFCEHHMLPFNGTVHIAYIPDNCIVGISKLARIVNIFAKRLQIQEKMTVQIAESVQENLKPLGVAVKIAALHSCMSMRGVMQDHSIMNTMHYTGIFAEQQKYRHEFLNLTTKR
- the proS gene encoding proline--tRNA ligase, with the translated sequence MLLSQYFLPVLKEEPSEAQVTSHKLMLRSGMIRQQAAGIYTWLPLGLKVLKNIENIVSLNMNKAGALEVLMPCIQPAHLWMESGRFNNYGKEMLKFQDRHDNTLLFGPTNEDMITDIFRHNIKSYKDLPKNLYHIQWKFRDEIRPRFGVMRGREFLMKDAYSFDINEENAVKTYNQMYKAYINTFRDLGVFAIPVIADNGPIGGKLSHEFHIIAETGESTIYYDKRFKTLKDNPDIDVDEIKSWYAAAEEKHDINKLPISEQEITSSKGIEVGHIFYIGSKYSVNMKALINDEHGKLAPVEMSSYGIGISRLVAAIIEANCDEKGIIWPFSVAPFKVSLINLNIHDSKCVELAAKAYKDLSDKNIEVLYDDTEARPGSKFATHDLIGSPHQIIIGPKKAANNIVELKDRKSGNIEDIEVENLINYIK
- a CDS encoding type II toxin-antitoxin system Phd/YefM family antitoxin, with amino-acid sequence MNISATELNKNPGKIIDQALREPIVINKQGRPTVVLVDYEYFTTLEDDYWGKAVTNITKQPEWLSAKESAKFLKS
- a CDS encoding type II toxin-antitoxin system RelE family toxin, with translation MNNNPVPNDSKLLVCYYDFYRCDIGEYRIIYSFNETTIYVILVGKRNDSEMYKVLKNIF
- the ruvA gene encoding Holliday junction branch migration protein RuvA, producing the protein MIGKLSGKIDAQGDDYIIIDVNGVGYLVYASGKTLGKLSEGEFYKLFIETHVREEHIHLYGFLTIEEKNFFNLLQSVNGIGTRMALSILSNLTPTDIQIAINNEDKDIFKAISGVGAKLAERIVLELKGKVAKISTGAAIINDSLNIKNITSVASNEVIKALVNLGFSRFEAQNSVQGIVIQNPEISIDELIKTALKNRNAGL
- the ruvB gene encoding Holliday junction branch migration DNA helicase RuvB is translated as MTNILSPEKSDNDQELPIRPSYLQEFVGQQQIKENLSVFIKAAKSRNQHLDHTLFYGPPGLGKTTLAKIISNEIGGNFKSTSGPAILKAADLAAILTNLEKNDVLFIDEIHRLNTAVEEILYPAMEDFELDIIIGEGPAARSVKITLPKFTLIGATTRLGLLSNPLRDRFGIPMRLNFYNTEELKKVLNRASKLFDIDLTDSGSEEIAKRSRGTPRIALRLLRRIRDFAAVDGKSRVDKEISDFGLKRLEVDLIGLDSNDYRYLKFIADHYNGGPVGIETIAAALSEERDALEETIEPYLIQIGLLQRTPRGRVITIAAFEHLKMPIPNQSHHQFNIFNENE